In a genomic window of Chryseobacterium sp. G0162:
- a CDS encoding GNAT family N-acetyltransferase, which produces MIQLKTFNKKELEDFVSSGEFRQYDFLPITEHRAMSHIHNPKATEEQTLLILAFYEGRLAGYMGCLPDFFEIEGKAIRFAWLSTLYVSNEFRGKKVAKALLQKALDEYNNHVIMAEFTKEAEVFFHHIGSVESFFPKNGKRYYFRLDSATVLSGKKTWIKNFRPLLHLSDTIVNTLIGIKNIGTGKPKFRFEVLNQMDTEIKNFASSYHGQRTVDEINYFTTNPWILEGRKRDDNYFFSSYAEVFKYVWVKVYDKQGNLETVSLLLLRDGHLRIPYIFSNGNSSIHKFIQFLNIFIIQNKVKMMTVYNETLNEKIKKSRSLSRIYEKDFKRDYLFRQELLQSLPKDFNPHLQDGDGDCMMT; this is translated from the coding sequence ATGATACAGCTGAAGACATTTAATAAAAAAGAACTTGAAGATTTTGTATCATCCGGTGAATTCAGGCAGTATGATTTTCTTCCCATTACGGAACATCGTGCGATGTCACACATCCATAACCCAAAAGCAACTGAAGAGCAGACACTCCTTATTCTTGCCTTTTATGAAGGAAGATTAGCTGGATATATGGGGTGTCTCCCGGATTTTTTTGAAATTGAAGGAAAAGCCATCAGGTTTGCCTGGTTAAGTACATTGTACGTAAGCAATGAGTTCAGAGGGAAGAAAGTAGCAAAAGCACTTCTGCAAAAGGCTTTGGATGAGTACAATAATCATGTTATCATGGCAGAATTTACAAAAGAAGCTGAGGTTTTCTTTCATCATATAGGAAGCGTTGAGAGTTTTTTTCCTAAAAACGGGAAGCGATATTATTTCAGACTAGATTCAGCAACGGTTCTTTCAGGAAAAAAAACATGGATAAAGAATTTCAGGCCTCTTTTGCATCTTTCAGATACTATAGTAAATACTCTGATTGGAATAAAAAATATAGGAACAGGGAAGCCGAAGTTCAGATTTGAAGTATTGAATCAGATGGATACAGAAATCAAAAATTTTGCCTCCTCATATCATGGTCAGCGAACGGTAGATGAAATAAATTATTTTACAACAAATCCATGGATTTTGGAAGGTAGAAAAAGAGATGATAACTATTTCTTTTCCAGCTATGCTGAGGTTTTTAAATATGTTTGGGTTAAGGTATATGACAAACAAGGTAATCTGGAAACCGTATCATTATTGCTTTTACGGGATGGTCATCTTAGAATTCCTTATATTTTTTCAAACGGAAATTCAAGTATTCATAAGTTTATTCAGTTTTTAAACATTTTTATCATTCAAAATAAGGTAAAAATGATGACCGTTTACAATGAAACACTTAATGAGAAAATAAAGAAGTCTAGATCATTGTCCAGAATCTATGAAAAGGATTTCAAACGCGATTATCTTTTTCGTCAAGAATTACTACAAAGCCTTCCAAAAGATTTTAATCCTCACTTGCAAGATGGAGATGGAGATTGTATGATGACATAA
- a CDS encoding polysaccharide deacetylase family protein, producing the protein MKDQIINLFTAFETDHFGKSFPLDYCLPVYHCVSDEKLPHIRHVIQYKNTRQFEADIDCLSKHFQWVNWQEFKDFTSGNFKPQKKIALLTFDDGLREFYEIVAPILERKGIYACNFINPAFIDNKEIMFRCKSSLLIDVLENKKSVHPEISSILSLNGNAETETLKNEILKITYQEKAILDSLAEKLEVDFKSYLKEHKPYLDTEELKNLTNRGFGISSHSWDHPKFGNLSLEQQIESIDKTFVYLKENDFLYESFAFPFTDFGVKNDFFEALFTNKEMYCSFGAAGIKLDSIKRNYQRIPMETGESAERILKKEIAYFKLKKLMNKNTIVRR; encoded by the coding sequence ATGAAAGATCAGATCATTAATCTATTTACTGCTTTTGAAACAGATCATTTCGGAAAGTCTTTTCCGTTGGATTACTGTTTACCTGTTTATCATTGTGTTTCCGATGAAAAGCTTCCCCATATCAGACATGTGATTCAATACAAGAATACCAGACAGTTTGAAGCAGATATTGACTGCCTTTCAAAACATTTTCAATGGGTAAACTGGCAAGAATTCAAAGATTTTACTTCAGGAAATTTCAAACCTCAAAAAAAGATCGCTTTACTTACCTTTGATGATGGTCTCAGAGAATTTTATGAAATAGTTGCTCCTATATTAGAACGTAAAGGAATTTACGCCTGCAATTTTATAAATCCGGCTTTCATTGACAATAAAGAAATCATGTTCAGGTGTAAAAGCAGTCTGCTTATCGATGTTTTAGAAAACAAGAAATCTGTACATCCTGAGATAAGCAGTATTCTTTCACTCAACGGTAATGCTGAAACAGAAACATTGAAAAACGAGATTCTAAAAATCACTTACCAGGAAAAAGCCATTCTGGATTCGCTTGCTGAAAAGTTAGAAGTTGATTTTAAGTCCTATTTAAAAGAACACAAGCCTTATCTAGACACGGAGGAATTAAAAAATCTTACAAATAGAGGCTTTGGAATATCATCTCATAGCTGGGATCATCCGAAATTCGGAAATTTATCTCTGGAGCAACAGATAGAATCAATAGATAAAACTTTTGTGTATTTAAAAGAAAATGACTTCCTGTATGAAAGTTTTGCCTTTCCTTTTACCGATTTCGGAGTGAAAAATGATTTCTTTGAGGCGCTTTTTACAAACAAAGAAATGTATTGTAGTTTTGGGGCAGCAGGAATTAAACTAGACAGTATAAAAAGGAATTACCAGAGAATTCCAATGGAAACAGGCGAAAGTGCAGAAAGAATCCTCAAAAAAGAAATCGCTTATTTTAAGTTGAAAAAGCTGATGAATAAAAATACTATTGTTAGAAGATGA